One part of the Peromyscus leucopus breed LL Stock chromosome 19, UCI_PerLeu_2.1, whole genome shotgun sequence genome encodes these proteins:
- the Fam210a gene encoding protein FAM210A encodes MQWNVPRTMSRLALRTFSEPQKARLFEHHRSIKGPLLWRRGECRVVWIPHLRKQWLHLPAVQCLAKQKNLLDAQPPQLGVLRQERWEQDILSKRVLSSSATSRDSPSEKKEEQDPLQDKSISLYQRFKKTFRQYGKVLIPVHLITSGIWFGTFYYAAIKGVNVIPFLEMCGLPDSVVDILKNSQSGNALTAYAMFKIATPARYTVTLGGTSFTVKYLRSHGYMSTPPPVKEYLQDRMEETKELITEKMEETKDRLTEKLQETKEKVSFKKKVE; translated from the exons ATGCAGTGGAATGTACCACGGACTATGTCTCGGCTGGCACTCAGGACATTCTCAGAACCACAGAAAGCCAGGCTCTTTGAACACCACCGGAGCATAAAAGGACCATTACTTTGGCGTAGAGGTGAATGCAGAGTGGTTTGGATACCACACCTTCGAAAGCAGTGGCTTCATTTACCTGCTGTTCAGTGCCTTGCAAAGCAAAAGAATCTATTAGATGCTCAGCCACCCCAACTAGGAGTCCTTCGCCAGGAACGATGGGAGCAGGATATTTTATCCAAGAGGGTTTTATCTTCCAGTGCCACATCCCGAGACTCTCCAtctgaaaaaaaggaagagcaagATCCTTTACAAGACAAGTCTATTAGTCTTTATCAACGATTTAAGAAAACCTTTAGACAATATGGAAAAGTTTTAATTCCTGTGCATCTAATAACTTCCGGTATTTGGTTTGGAACATTTTACTATGCAGCTATAAA aggaGTAAATGTCATCCCTTTCCTAGAGATGTGCGGATTACCTGACAGTGTAGTGGACATCCTGAAAAACTCCCAAAGTGGCAATGCCCTGACAGCATATGCCATGTTTAAG ATTGCGACACCTGCCCGCTACACTGTGACCTTGGGAGGAACATCCTTTACTGTGAAGTATTTGCGAAGTCATGGTTACATGTCAACTCCACCACCTGTCAAGGAGTATTTGCAGGACAGAATGGAAGAGACTAAGGAGCTCATCACAGAGAAAATGGAGGAGACAAAGGACAGACTCACTGAAAAATTacaagaaaccaaagaaaaagtttcttttaagaaaaaagtgGAATAA